From Pan paniscus chromosome 9, NHGRI_mPanPan1-v2.0_pri, whole genome shotgun sequence, the proteins below share one genomic window:
- the STARD10 gene encoding START domain-containing protein 10 isoform X6, whose amino-acid sequence MEKPAASTEPQGPRPVLGRESVQCRMECRDVPAETLYDVLHDIEYRKKWDSNVIETFDIARLTVNADVGYYSWRCPKPLKNRDVITLRSWLPMGADYIIMNYSVKHPKYPPRKDLVRAVSIQTGYLIQSTGPKSCVITYLAQVDPKGSLPKWVVNKSSQFLAPKAMKKMYKACLKYPEWKQKHLPHFKPWLHPEQSPLPSLALSELSVQHADSLENIDESAVAESREERMGGAGGEGSDDDTSLT is encoded by the exons TGCCGGATGGAGTGCCGTGATGTGCCAGCCGAGACACTCTACGACGTCCTACACGACATTGAGTACCGCAAGAAATGGGACAGCAACGTCATTGAGACTTTTGACATCGCCCGCTTGACAGTCAACGCTGACGTGGGCTATTACTCCT GGAGGTGTCCCAAGCCCCTGAAGAACCGTGATGTCATCACCCTCCGCTCCTGGCTCCCCATGGGCGCTGATTACATCATTATGAACTACTCAGTCAAACATCCT AAATACCCACCTCGGAAAGACTTGGTCCGAGCTGTGTCCATCCAGACGGGCTACCTCATCCAGAGCACAGGGCCCAAGAGCTGCGTCATCACCTACCTGGCCCAGGTGGACCCCAAAG GCTCCTTACCCAAGTGGGTGGTGAATAAATCTTCTCAGTTCCTGGCTCCCAAG GCCATGAAGAAGATGTACAAGGCGTGCCTCAAGTACCCCGAGTGGAAACAGAAGCACCTGCCTCACTTCAAGCCGTGGCTGCACCCGGAGCAGAGCCCGTTGCCGAGCCTGGCGCTGTCGGAGCTGTCGGTGCAGCATGCGGACTCACTGGAGAACATCGACGAGAGCGCGGTGGCCGAGAGCAGAGAGGAGCGGATGGGCGGCGCGGGCGGCGAGGGCAGCGACGACGACACCTCGCTCACCTGA